The following are encoded in a window of Flavobacterium psychrotrophum genomic DNA:
- the secY gene encoding preprotein translocase subunit SecY gives MKKFFEAFANVWKIEELKNRILVTLGLLLVYRFGAHVTLPGIDATGLTNLTKQAQGGIGWLIDVFTGGAFSQASVFALGIMPYISASIVVQLMGIAVPYLQKLQKEGESGRKTLNQITRWLTIAITMVQGPGYIYNLYRTLPPEAFLMPSDSFQFLFSSVVILITGTIFAMWLGEKITDKGIGNGISLLILVGIIARMPQAFVQEFTSVVTENNGGPLKLLLEVVVWLVVIIACILMVMAVRKIPVQYARRTASGDFEQDMFGGNRQWIPLKLNASGVMPIIFAQAIMFIPAALAGLSKSDMAQTVTAKFQDVFGLAYNVVFALLIIIFTYFYTAITVPTNKMADDLKRSGGFIPGVRPGVETGDYLDRIMSLITFPGSLFLAFIAVFPAVVRNFGVQPQWALFYGGTSLLIMVGVAIDTIQQINSYLLNRHYDGLMKSGKNRKAVA, from the coding sequence ATGAAAAAATTTTTTGAAGCATTTGCCAATGTCTGGAAGATTGAAGAACTAAAAAATAGAATTTTAGTTACTTTGGGATTATTACTTGTGTACCGTTTTGGTGCTCACGTAACACTTCCTGGTATTGACGCTACAGGGCTTACAAATTTAACTAAGCAGGCACAGGGCGGTATTGGATGGCTAATCGATGTATTTACAGGTGGTGCGTTTTCGCAGGCATCTGTATTTGCATTGGGTATCATGCCTTATATTTCTGCATCTATTGTGGTGCAACTTATGGGTATTGCTGTTCCTTACCTGCAAAAACTGCAGAAAGAGGGCGAAAGTGGTAGAAAAACCCTAAACCAGATTACGCGTTGGTTAACCATCGCTATTACTATGGTTCAGGGGCCTGGTTATATCTATAACCTTTACAGGACACTACCGCCTGAGGCGTTTCTTATGCCTTCAGACTCGTTCCAGTTCCTTTTCTCATCAGTAGTTATCCTTATCACTGGCACAATCTTTGCTATGTGGCTTGGTGAAAAAATTACAGATAAAGGTATTGGTAATGGTATTTCGCTACTTATACTTGTAGGTATCATCGCAAGGATGCCACAGGCTTTTGTGCAGGAGTTTACCTCTGTAGTAACAGAGAATAACGGAGGCCCTTTAAAGCTGCTTCTTGAAGTTGTAGTTTGGCTTGTAGTAATAATCGCATGTATACTTATGGTTATGGCCGTAAGAAAAATACCTGTACAATATGCAAGACGTACTGCGTCTGGCGATTTTGAGCAGGATATGTTTGGCGGAAACAGGCAATGGATTCCACTCAAGCTTAATGCTAGTGGTGTTATGCCTATCATTTTTGCCCAAGCTATCATGTTTATTCCTGCTGCACTTGCAGGGCTTTCTAAATCTGATATGGCACAAACTGTTACCGCTAAGTTTCAGGATGTGTTTGGTTTAGCCTACAATGTAGTTTTTGCGTTATTAATTATAATTTTTACGTACTTTTACACCGCGATTACAGTGCCTACCAATAAGATGGCAGATGACCTTAAAAGGAGTGGTGGTTTTATACCGGGCGTAAGGCCGGGTGTTGAAACCGGAGACTACCTTGACAGGATCATGTCTCTTATCACATTCCCTGGCTCGTTATTCCTGGCGTTCATTGCCGTGTTCCCGGCAGTGGTTCGCAACTTTGGGGTACAGCCTCAGTGGGCATTATTTTATGGTGGTACATCACTGTTAATTATGGTCGGGGTTGCGATCGATACTATTCAGCAGATCAATTCGTATCTATTGAATAGGCATTATGATGGTTTGATGAAAAGTGGTAAGAATAGAAAAGCAGTCGCTTAA
- the eno gene encoding phosphopyruvate hydratase, whose protein sequence is MSIIIKVHARQILDSRGNPTVEVDVITENGILGRAAVPSGASTGEHEAVELRDGGKDYMGKGVLKAVENVNTTIAAAVVGLSVFEQNAIDKTMIDLDGTPNKGNLGANAILGVSLAVAKAAANELGLPLYRYVGGVSGNTLPVPMMNIINGGSHSDAPIAFQEFMIFPVKAKNFTHAMQIGTEVFHNLKKVLHDRGLSTAVGDEGGFAPNLAGGTEDALDTIKLAVEKAGYTFGDDVKIALDCAASEFYVNGNYDYTKFEGETGKIRSSKEQAEYLADLAAKYPIISIEDGMQENDWDGWKYLTELVGDKVQLVGDDLFVTNVERLATGIEKGIANSILVKVNQIGTLTETIAAVNMAHNAGYTSVMSHRSGETEDNTIADLAVALNCGQIKTGSASRSDRMAKYNQLLRIEEELGDVAYFPGEKAFKIKK, encoded by the coding sequence ATGAGTATTATTATTAAAGTACACGCAAGGCAGATACTTGACTCTCGTGGCAACCCTACAGTAGAAGTTGATGTAATTACAGAAAACGGTATTCTTGGAAGGGCAGCTGTTCCTTCTGGGGCTTCTACCGGAGAGCACGAGGCAGTTGAGCTTCGAGATGGCGGAAAAGACTATATGGGCAAAGGCGTTCTTAAAGCCGTAGAGAACGTAAATACTACTATAGCTGCTGCTGTTGTAGGCCTGTCTGTATTTGAGCAAAATGCTATAGATAAAACAATGATAGACCTTGATGGTACGCCAAATAAAGGTAACCTGGGTGCAAATGCAATCCTTGGTGTTTCTCTTGCTGTGGCTAAAGCTGCTGCTAACGAGCTTGGCCTGCCACTTTACCGTTACGTGGGTGGTGTTTCAGGAAACACGCTTCCTGTGCCAATGATGAACATCATCAATGGTGGTTCTCACTCTGATGCGCCTATCGCATTCCAGGAGTTTATGATCTTCCCTGTTAAGGCTAAGAACTTTACACACGCTATGCAAATAGGTACAGAGGTTTTCCATAATCTTAAAAAAGTACTTCATGACCGTGGCCTAAGTACTGCTGTGGGTGATGAAGGTGGTTTTGCACCTAACCTGGCAGGTGGTACTGAGGATGCTCTTGATACTATTAAACTTGCTGTTGAAAAAGCAGGTTATACTTTTGGAGATGATGTTAAGATTGCTCTTGACTGTGCAGCTTCAGAATTTTATGTAAACGGTAACTACGATTACACTAAGTTTGAAGGTGAAACAGGTAAAATCCGTAGTTCTAAAGAGCAGGCAGAATATCTTGCTGACCTTGCTGCTAAATACCCAATTATCTCTATTGAAGATGGTATGCAGGAAAATGACTGGGATGGCTGGAAGTACCTTACTGAGCTTGTAGGCGATAAAGTGCAGCTTGTAGGTGACGATTTATTTGTTACTAACGTAGAGCGCCTTGCTACAGGTATTGAGAAAGGTATTGCTAACTCTATCCTTGTTAAAGTAAACCAGATTGGTACGCTTACAGAAACTATTGCAGCAGTGAACATGGCACACAATGCAGGTTATACATCTGTAATGTCTCACCGTTCTGGCGAAACTGAAGATAACACAATTGCTGACCTTGCTGTGGCGCTTAACTGTGGCCAGATCAAGACTGGTTCTGCTTCACGTTCAGACCGTATGGCTAAATATAACCAACTTCTTCGTATTGAAGAGGAACTTGGTGATGTAGCTTATTTCCCTGGCGAAAAAGCTTTCAAAATAAAAAAATAA
- the infA gene encoding translation initiation factor IF-1, whose amino-acid sequence MAKQSAIEQDGSIIEALSNAMFRVELENGHIVIAHISGKMRMHYIKLLPGDKVKLEMSPYDLSKARITYRY is encoded by the coding sequence ATGGCAAAACAATCAGCAATAGAACAAGACGGATCAATTATTGAGGCATTATCAAATGCTATGTTCCGTGTTGAATTAGAGAATGGGCATATAGTAATCGCTCATATTTCAGGAAAAATGCGTATGCACTATATCAAGTTGCTTCCGGGCGATAAGGTAAAACTGGAAATGAGCCCTTATGATTTGTCTAAAGCAAGAATTACTTATAGATACTAA
- the carA gene encoding glutamine-hydrolyzing carbamoyl-phosphate synthase small subunit, translating to MKYKSRDKAILLLADGTIFYGKSIGLEGTVFGEVCFNTGMTGYQEIFTDPSYFGQIMVASNAHIGNYGTNAEEVEADKIMISGLVCKNFSFSHSRVNSDESLKQYFEKQNLVAISDVDTRALVSYIRDNGAMNAAICTEDCDIEELKKRLAAVPDMKGLELSSKVSTTEPYFVGGPEAKYKISALDLGIKKNILRNLAKRDCYIKVFPYDASYEDLSNFNPDGYFLSNGPGDPDPLVVAQETARQILAKNEPVFGICLGHQVLALANGIPTYKMFNGHRGINHPVKNLVTGEGEITSQNHGFAVDREALEKHPDFEITHLHVNDGTVAGMRMKNKNCFSVQYHPEASPGPHDATYLFDQFIQNIEKGKHNN from the coding sequence ATGAAATACAAGAGCAGAGACAAGGCGATACTCTTACTGGCAGATGGCACCATTTTTTACGGAAAGTCAATAGGGCTTGAAGGTACCGTTTTCGGTGAAGTATGCTTTAATACAGGTATGACGGGTTATCAGGAAATATTTACTGATCCTTCATATTTCGGGCAGATCATGGTGGCTTCTAATGCCCACATTGGCAATTACGGTACTAATGCAGAAGAAGTAGAAGCAGATAAGATTATGATTTCCGGGCTGGTTTGTAAAAACTTTAGCTTTAGCCACTCAAGGGTTAACAGTGATGAAAGCCTTAAACAATATTTTGAAAAGCAAAACCTGGTAGCAATATCTGATGTAGATACGCGCGCGTTGGTTAGCTATATTCGCGACAATGGCGCCATGAATGCTGCTATTTGTACCGAAGACTGCGACATTGAAGAACTTAAAAAACGTCTTGCTGCTGTGCCAGACATGAAAGGCCTTGAATTAAGCAGTAAAGTTTCTACAACAGAGCCTTATTTTGTAGGCGGCCCTGAGGCTAAATATAAAATATCGGCACTTGATCTTGGTATCAAAAAGAACATTCTTCGTAATCTTGCTAAAAGAGATTGTTACATAAAGGTATTCCCTTATGATGCTTCTTACGAAGACCTGAGCAACTTTAACCCTGATGGATACTTCCTTTCAAATGGCCCCGGCGACCCAGATCCGCTTGTGGTAGCGCAGGAAACTGCACGCCAGATATTGGCTAAAAACGAACCCGTATTTGGTATATGCCTTGGCCACCAGGTGTTGGCGCTGGCTAATGGAATTCCTACCTATAAGATGTTTAACGGACACCGTGGCATCAATCACCCGGTTAAAAATCTTGTAACCGGTGAGGGTGAAATAACCTCTCAAAACCATGGTTTTGCAGTAGACAGGGAAGCACTTGAAAAACACCCTGATTTTGAAATTACACACCTGCACGTTAACGACGGCACTGTAGCGGGTATGCGTATGAAAAATAAAAACTGTTTCTCAGTACAGTACCACCCTGAGGCCAGCCCCGGCCCGCATGATGCTACTTACCTGTTTGACCAGTTTATACAAAACATAGAAAAAGGTAAACACAATAATTAA
- the rpsD gene encoding 30S ribosomal protein S4 yields the protein MARYTGPQTKIARKFGEAIFGDDKSFDKRNYPPGQHGLAKKRGKKSEYAVQLMEKQKAKYSYGILEKQFRNLYEKAAATKGVTGEVLLQLCEARLDNVVYRMGIAPSRRAARQIVGHRHITVNGEVVNIASYHVKAGDKVAVREKSKSLEVITNSLSNSAHVYEWITWNNDLQEGTFVSVPARIQIPENIKEQLIVELYNK from the coding sequence ATGGCAAGATATACTGGTCCACAAACTAAAATCGCCCGTAAATTCGGTGAGGCGATCTTCGGAGATGATAAATCTTTCGATAAAAGAAATTACCCTCCTGGGCAACATGGTTTAGCCAAGAAAAGGGGTAAGAAATCTGAATATGCTGTTCAGCTAATGGAAAAGCAAAAAGCTAAGTATTCTTACGGTATCCTTGAAAAACAATTCAGGAACCTGTATGAAAAAGCCGCTGCCACTAAGGGTGTTACCGGTGAAGTACTTTTACAGCTTTGTGAGGCAAGGCTGGACAACGTGGTATACAGAATGGGTATTGCTCCTTCAAGAAGGGCTGCTCGTCAAATTGTAGGCCACAGGCATATTACGGTAAACGGTGAAGTTGTAAACATCGCTTCTTACCACGTAAAAGCCGGAGATAAAGTTGCTGTACGTGAAAAATCAAAATCTCTTGAGGTTATCACAAATTCTTTATCAAACTCTGCTCATGTTTATGAGTGGATTACTTGGAACAACGATCTTCAGGAAGGTACTTTTGTAAGTGTTCCTGCACGTATCCAGATTCCGGAAAACATCAAAGAACAACTGATCGTTGAGTTGTATAACAAATAA
- the rpsK gene encoding 30S ribosomal protein S11, with amino-acid sequence MAKASTKKRKVIIESTGEAHISATFNNIIISLTNKKGEVISWSSAGKMGFRGSKKNTPYAAQMAAEDCGKVALEAGLKKVKVYVKGPGNGRESAIRSLHNGGIEVTEIIDVTPMPHNGCRPPKRRRV; translated from the coding sequence ATGGCTAAAGCGAGTACAAAAAAACGTAAAGTTATTATAGAGTCTACAGGTGAGGCGCACATTAGTGCTACCTTTAATAACATCATCATCTCTTTAACAAACAAGAAAGGTGAAGTTATTTCATGGTCATCGGCTGGTAAAATGGGCTTCAGGGGTTCTAAAAAGAACACTCCTTATGCTGCCCAGATGGCTGCTGAAGATTGTGGTAAAGTAGCTCTTGAGGCTGGCCTTAAAAAGGTTAAAGTTTACGTTAAAGGGCCAGGTAACGGACGTGAGTCTGCAATCAGGTCGCTACACAATGGAGGTATCGAAGTTACTGAGATCATCGACGTAACACCTATGCCGCACAACGGCTGTCGTCCTCCAAAGAGAAGGAGAGTTTAA
- a CDS encoding DNA-directed RNA polymerase subunit alpha, whose product MAIFNFQKPDKVIMIDSTDFQGKFEFRPLEPGYGLTVGNALRRVLLSSLEGYAITSVRIEGVEHEFSTIAGVVEDVTEIILNLKQVRFKRQIEDVDNESVSIAFTGKDQLTAGDFQKYISGFQVLNPELVICNMDSSININMELTIEKGRGYVPAEENKKQNAAIGTIFTDSIFTPVKNVKYTIENFRVEQKTDYEKLVFEIITDGSIHPKEALTEAAKTLIHHFMLFSDERITLEADEIAQTESYDEESLHMRQLLKTKLVDMDLSVRALNCLKAAEVDTLGDLVSFNKNDLMKFRNFGKKSLTELDELVASKNLHFGMDLTKYKLDKE is encoded by the coding sequence ATGGCAATATTTAATTTTCAGAAGCCCGATAAAGTTATCATGATTGATTCTACAGATTTTCAGGGGAAATTCGAGTTCCGCCCCCTGGAGCCTGGTTACGGATTAACAGTTGGTAACGCACTTAGAAGAGTTTTGCTTTCTTCGTTAGAAGGTTATGCTATTACTTCTGTTCGTATAGAAGGTGTAGAGCATGAGTTTTCTACGATCGCCGGAGTTGTTGAAGATGTTACAGAAATAATCCTGAACCTTAAGCAGGTGCGCTTTAAGCGTCAGATAGAAGATGTAGATAACGAATCTGTTTCTATAGCTTTTACTGGTAAAGACCAGCTTACTGCAGGAGACTTCCAGAAATATATTTCAGGTTTTCAGGTGTTAAACCCTGAGCTTGTTATCTGCAACATGGACAGCAGCATTAACATAAACATGGAGCTTACTATTGAGAAAGGCCGTGGTTATGTTCCTGCAGAGGAGAACAAAAAGCAAAATGCAGCTATAGGTACTATTTTTACAGATTCAATCTTTACTCCGGTAAAGAATGTAAAATATACAATAGAAAACTTCCGTGTGGAGCAGAAAACCGACTATGAAAAGCTGGTTTTTGAAATCATTACAGATGGTTCTATTCATCCTAAAGAAGCGCTTACTGAGGCAGCAAAAACACTGATTCATCACTTTATGCTGTTCTCTGATGAAAGAATAACACTGGAGGCCGACGAAATTGCACAAACAGAATCTTATGATGAAGAATCTCTTCACATGAGGCAGCTCCTTAAAACCAAACTGGTTGATATGGATCTTTCTGTTAGGGCGCTTAATTGCTTAAAAGCGGCTGAAGTTGATACATTAGGAGATCTGGTATCGTTCAACAAAAATGACTTAATGAAATTCCGTAACTTTGGTAAGAAATCATTGACTGAGCTTGATGAGCTTGTTGCCTCTAAGAACTTACATTTCGGGATGGATTTAACGAAATACAAATTAGATAAAGAATAA
- the ykgO gene encoding type B 50S ribosomal protein L36: MKVRASVKKRSAECIIVRRKGRLYVINKKNPRFKQRQG, translated from the coding sequence ATGAAAGTAAGAGCATCAGTAAAGAAAAGAAGTGCCGAGTGCATTATAGTGCGCAGGAAAGGCAGATTATATGTTATTAACAAAAAGAATCCTAGATTTAAACAAAGACAAGGATAA
- the rpsM gene encoding 30S ribosomal protein S13 — MARIAGVDIPKNKRGVIALTYIFGIGRSRAQEILSKAQVSEDKKVQEWNDDEISAIREAVSYFKIEGELRSEISLNIKRLMDIGCYRGIRHRSGLPLRGQRTKNNSRTRKGKRKTVANKKKATK; from the coding sequence ATGGCAAGAATTGCAGGGGTAGACATACCTAAAAACAAAAGAGGAGTTATTGCTTTAACCTACATCTTTGGTATTGGCAGAAGCAGGGCACAAGAGATATTAAGCAAAGCTCAGGTTAGCGAAGATAAAAAAGTGCAAGAGTGGAATGACGACGAAATAAGCGCAATCCGTGAAGCTGTTTCTTACTTCAAAATCGAAGGTGAACTTCGTTCTGAGATTTCACTGAACATCAAACGTCTAATGGACATCGGCTGTTACAGGGGCATACGTCACCGTTCAGGCCTTCCACTACGTGGTCAGCGTACCAAGAATAACTCAAGGACTAGAAAAGGTAAGAGAAAAACTGTTGCTAACAAGAAAAAAGCAACTAAATAA
- the rplQ gene encoding 50S ribosomal protein L17 — MRHGKKVNHLSRQAGHRKLMLANMACSLIEHKRINTTVAKAKALKQYIEPLVTKSKDDTTHNRRIVFAYLRNKYGVTELFREVAAKVGDRPGGYTRIIKLGNRLGDNADMAMIEFVDFNELYNATKKEAKKTTRRSRTAKKADTAAPVAEAPAVDTAENTEATE; from the coding sequence ATGAGACACGGTAAAAAAGTAAATCACTTAAGCAGGCAAGCCGGGCACAGGAAACTGATGCTTGCTAACATGGCCTGCTCACTTATAGAGCACAAGCGTATTAATACGACTGTAGCCAAAGCTAAAGCGCTTAAGCAATATATTGAGCCTCTAGTAACAAAATCTAAAGACGATACTACCCACAACAGGCGTATTGTTTTTGCTTACCTTCGCAATAAATATGGCGTTACTGAACTTTTTAGGGAAGTAGCTGCTAAAGTAGGCGATCGTCCAGGTGGATATACCCGTATTATTAAATTGGGTAACCGTCTTGGTGACAACGCTGATATGGCGATGATAGAGTTTGTAGATTTCAATGAACTGTACAACGCAACTAAAAAAGAAGCTAAGAAAACTACACGTCGTAGCCGTACTGCCAAGAAAGCAGACACTGCTGCTCCTGTAGCTGAGGCTCCTGCAGTTGATACAGCTGAGAATACAGAAGCTACTGAATAA
- a CDS encoding DUF7619 domain-containing protein — MKLKLLFIFLFVTTGVFAQIINIPDANFKNKLLQASLTNGVAKDIAYQNIVVDINGDGEIEQAEALRVYRLGLQASSIASLEGISYFTNLLDLYCTNNQLTSLNVQSLGNLKQFSCSNNAITALNLAGLSNLETVNVYSNPLVSLNTSGLLNLKIISISNTLLREVNLSNSPLLEYFNIYNNSDLRSINIKNGGNILYPRECNIINNPLLESICVDEDEAAIMLDNSDFANVTMSTDCEGATLYNTIRGHLQVDIDGNGCDANDNSPYMVKVRLFDGTIDRYRFTDSNGDYFFITQDGDYSISPALEQQLFSYAPANASIVFATVDNSVFTQDFCLAANGLHPDLEIIITPYIFARPGFNAKYRISCYNKGNQPLSGSFIFNFDDNVLDFVESTLAPSATGTGTITWSYENLLPFQHNTTVVTLAVNSPLDTPAVTVGDILNFSAQAVVENDATPNNNTFNFAQTVIGSLDPNNIVCLEGASVPTQKIGEYLHYTINFENIGTAAAEFVIVTNEIDADKYDINSVEILDSSNPVQVSQDGNVLTFRFDDIALAPAAYGNVSFKIKSLNTLGEGDAVMSQASIVFDYNEAIVTNEAITTFDDFAGTDGFSLGNVTLFPNPAHDILKVESRTLLTAVSIYDIQGRKLSEQLIDDALTATLNISAQPAGIYILKIITKEGSTSRKIVKQ, encoded by the coding sequence ATGAAACTAAAATTACTTTTTATCTTCCTGTTTGTTACTACCGGTGTTTTTGCCCAAATTATAAATATACCTGATGCAAATTTTAAGAATAAATTATTGCAGGCCTCCCTTACCAATGGGGTGGCTAAGGATATTGCGTATCAAAATATAGTTGTAGATATTAATGGCGATGGAGAAATAGAGCAAGCTGAGGCGCTACGCGTATATAGATTAGGACTTCAGGCTTCATCTATAGCCTCATTAGAGGGCATCTCTTATTTTACAAACCTTTTGGATCTGTATTGTACAAATAATCAACTCACAAGTCTTAATGTTCAAAGCCTTGGCAACCTTAAGCAATTCAGTTGTTCTAATAACGCCATAACTGCCTTAAACCTGGCTGGTTTAAGTAATTTGGAAACTGTAAATGTTTACAGTAATCCACTTGTTAGCCTAAACACTTCAGGATTATTAAACCTTAAGATAATTTCGATAAGTAATACATTATTAAGAGAGGTTAATCTAAGTAATAGCCCTCTTTTAGAGTATTTCAATATTTATAATAACTCGGATCTTAGAAGTATCAATATTAAAAATGGCGGTAATATCTTGTATCCTAGGGAATGTAATATAATAAATAATCCGTTATTAGAATCGATATGCGTAGATGAAGATGAGGCTGCGATAATGCTTGATAACTCTGATTTTGCTAATGTAACAATGTCGACAGACTGCGAAGGAGCTACACTTTATAATACTATAAGAGGGCATTTACAGGTAGATATTGATGGAAATGGATGTGATGCAAACGACAATAGCCCATATATGGTTAAAGTCAGATTATTTGATGGTACTATAGACAGGTACCGTTTTACAGATAGTAATGGAGACTACTTTTTTATAACTCAGGATGGGGATTATAGCATATCTCCTGCTCTTGAACAGCAATTGTTTAGCTATGCACCGGCAAATGCAAGTATTGTTTTTGCAACTGTAGATAATTCTGTGTTTACCCAGGATTTTTGTTTGGCAGCGAATGGCCTGCATCCAGATCTTGAAATTATAATAACCCCTTACATTTTTGCACGCCCGGGTTTTAATGCCAAGTACAGAATATCATGCTATAATAAAGGCAACCAGCCGTTATCAGGTTCATTTATATTTAATTTTGATGATAATGTGCTTGATTTTGTAGAATCAACACTTGCGCCATCAGCAACAGGAACTGGTACTATAACATGGTCGTATGAAAACCTGCTGCCTTTTCAACATAATACAACAGTTGTAACACTAGCAGTAAACTCGCCGTTAGATACACCTGCGGTTACAGTGGGAGATATCCTGAATTTTAGTGCCCAGGCTGTAGTAGAAAATGATGCTACACCAAATAATAATACTTTTAACTTTGCCCAGACAGTTATAGGGTCTTTAGATCCTAATAATATTGTTTGCCTTGAAGGTGCTTCTGTACCTACACAAAAAATAGGGGAGTACCTGCACTATACCATAAACTTTGAGAACATTGGTACCGCGGCGGCAGAATTTGTAATAGTTACAAACGAAATTGATGCTGATAAATATGATATAAATTCAGTAGAAATATTAGATAGTTCAAACCCGGTACAGGTTTCGCAGGATGGTAACGTTCTTACCTTCAGGTTTGATGACATTGCCCTTGCCCCGGCTGCTTATGGCAATGTGTCGTTTAAAATTAAATCTTTAAATACGCTTGGCGAAGGCGATGCTGTAATGAGCCAGGCCAGCATAGTATTTGATTATAACGAAGCTATAGTTACTAATGAGGCTATAACTACATTTGATGATTTTGCGGGAACAGATGGGTTTTCTTTAGGCAATGTAACGTTGTTTCCTAACCCTGCTCATGACATTCTTAAGGTTGAATCGCGTACGTTACTTACCGCAGTATCTATTTATGATATCCAGGGTAGAAAGCTCTCTGAGCAATTAATAGATGATGCTCTAACGGCTACATTAAATATTAGTGCGCAGCCAGCCGGTATCTATATCCTCAAAATCATTACGAAGGAAGGCAGTACCTCCCGAAAAATAGTTAAGCAATAA